In Herbaspirillum seropedicae, a single window of DNA contains:
- a CDS encoding ethanolamine ammonia-lyase subunit EutB translates to MAEHRFRHSVGSASYVFRDLKELMAKASPARSGDLLAGVAAGSAEERAIAQMALAALPLKTFLEEPLIPYEEDEVTRLILDSHDRAAFATIAHLTVGDFRNWLLADDTDSAVLAAVAPGITPEMAAAVSKIMRNQDLILVAKKCRVVTAFRNTIGLPGRLSTRLQPNHPTDDASGIAASMLDGLLYGNGDAVIGINPATDNVPQVVKLVGMMADVIARYEIPTQSCVLTHVTNTIAAIERGAPVDLVFQSIAGTEAANRGFGIDLALLGEAREAALSLQRGTVGDNVMYFETGQGSALSANAHHGIDQQTCEARAYAVARAFKPLLVNTVVGFIGPEYLYDGKQIIRAGLEDHFCAKLLGLPMGCDVCYTNHAEADQNDMDVLLTLLGVAGCTFVMGIPGSDDIMLNYQTTSFHDALYARRVLGSRPAPEFEDWLHRMQIFNPGGEDQAFRLHADMPPGFRETLLRLQ, encoded by the coding sequence ATGGCCGAACACCGTTTCCGGCACAGCGTAGGTAGCGCCAGCTACGTGTTTCGCGATCTCAAGGAACTGATGGCCAAGGCCAGCCCGGCGCGTTCGGGCGACCTGCTGGCCGGCGTGGCCGCAGGCAGCGCCGAGGAGCGCGCCATTGCGCAGATGGCGCTGGCCGCGCTGCCGCTGAAGACTTTCCTCGAGGAGCCGCTGATCCCTTACGAAGAGGACGAGGTCACCCGGCTCATCCTCGACAGCCACGACCGCGCCGCCTTTGCCACTATCGCCCATCTGACGGTGGGCGACTTCCGCAACTGGCTGCTGGCCGATGACACCGACAGCGCGGTGCTGGCGGCAGTCGCACCGGGGATCACGCCAGAGATGGCCGCAGCGGTGTCCAAGATCATGCGTAACCAGGACCTGATCCTGGTGGCCAAGAAATGCCGCGTGGTCACGGCCTTTCGCAATACCATCGGCCTGCCGGGCCGGCTGTCCACCCGCCTGCAGCCCAATCACCCCACCGACGACGCCAGCGGCATCGCCGCCAGCATGCTCGACGGCCTGCTGTACGGCAATGGCGACGCCGTCATCGGCATCAATCCCGCCACCGACAATGTGCCGCAGGTGGTCAAGCTGGTCGGGATGATGGCCGACGTGATTGCGCGCTACGAGATCCCCACCCAATCCTGCGTGCTGACCCACGTCACCAATACGATTGCGGCCATCGAGCGCGGCGCGCCAGTGGACCTGGTGTTCCAGTCCATTGCCGGGACCGAGGCGGCCAATCGCGGCTTCGGCATCGACCTGGCCCTCCTGGGCGAGGCGCGCGAGGCGGCGCTGTCCTTGCAGCGCGGCACCGTGGGTGACAACGTCATGTATTTCGAAACCGGCCAGGGCAGCGCGCTGTCGGCCAACGCCCATCACGGCATCGACCAGCAGACCTGCGAAGCGCGCGCCTATGCGGTGGCGCGCGCCTTCAAGCCGCTGCTGGTCAATACCGTGGTCGGCTTCATCGGGCCGGAATATCTCTACGATGGCAAGCAGATCATCCGCGCCGGACTGGAAGACCATTTCTGCGCCAAGCTGCTGGGCCTGCCCATGGGCTGCGATGTCTGCTACACCAACCATGCCGAGGCCGACCAGAACGACATGGACGTGCTGCTGACCCTGCTGGGCGTGGCCGGCTGCACCTTCGTCATGGGCATTCCCGGCTCGGACGACATCATGCTCAACTACCAGACCACGTCCTTCCACGATGCACTGTATGCCCGGCGTGTGCTGGGTTCGCGGCCAGCGCCGGAGTTCGAGGACTGGCTGCACCGGATGCAGATCTTCAACCCCGGTGGCGAGGATCAGGCGTTTCGCCTGCATGCCGACATGCCGCCCGGTTTCCGCGAGACCTTGCTACGCCTGCAATGA
- a CDS encoding HAD family hydrolase: MNNNHKPTTDTAAPTLKRRGFLGGLLAAAAGGALATIATPGQAAARAEVALDRAKWAARNHEMVAQMIAEHGKLAAGYQSSKRPYAVFDWDNTSIMNDCEEALLMHQINTLSFKLTPAEFSAITRQNVPPGPFSKDFKNAAGEVVDLEAICADLDADYAFLYANYKGMAGSKSLEEVSATPEFQDFRAKLYYLYEAVNDTHGVAVGYPWVIYFFANMSVAEVSALAEASNDAALGAALTKVKYTSPAQRPGRAGVVSVSHFHGIRLCTEIATLMDALRRNGIDVYVCTASLEEVVAVFATHPKYGYHVSRDNIIGLRLERNGQVLRNAYLKDWPLTWGPGKTVAIRQVLVAQKGYGPLFVAGDSDGDYDMLRDFPETRYGFIVNRMKNGKIGELSKLAAEQINAGRPRFLLQGRQESTGNWLPAEASIKYGKTAPQLLTS; encoded by the coding sequence ATGAACAACAATCACAAACCGACGACCGATACCGCCGCACCCACCCTCAAGCGCCGTGGCTTCCTGGGCGGCCTGCTGGCTGCCGCTGCCGGCGGGGCGCTGGCCACTATCGCCACGCCCGGCCAGGCCGCGGCACGCGCCGAAGTGGCGCTGGACCGCGCCAAGTGGGCCGCGCGCAATCACGAGATGGTGGCGCAGATGATTGCCGAGCATGGCAAGCTGGCCGCGGGCTACCAGAGCAGCAAACGCCCCTACGCCGTGTTCGACTGGGACAACACCAGCATCATGAACGACTGCGAAGAAGCCTTGCTGATGCACCAGATCAACACGCTGTCCTTCAAGCTGACGCCGGCCGAGTTTTCCGCCATCACGCGGCAGAACGTGCCGCCCGGTCCCTTCAGCAAGGACTTCAAGAATGCGGCTGGCGAGGTCGTGGACCTGGAAGCCATCTGCGCCGACCTCGATGCCGACTATGCCTTCCTCTACGCCAACTACAAGGGCATGGCCGGCAGCAAGTCGCTGGAAGAAGTCAGCGCCACGCCGGAGTTCCAGGACTTCCGCGCCAAGCTCTACTATCTCTATGAAGCCGTCAACGATACCCACGGCGTGGCGGTCGGCTATCCCTGGGTGATCTACTTCTTCGCCAACATGAGCGTGGCCGAGGTGAGCGCGCTGGCCGAGGCTTCCAACGATGCCGCCCTGGGCGCGGCGCTGACCAAGGTCAAGTACACCAGCCCGGCGCAACGCCCGGGCAGGGCGGGCGTGGTGAGCGTGTCGCATTTCCACGGCATCCGGTTGTGCACCGAGATCGCGACGCTCATGGACGCGCTGCGCCGCAATGGCATCGATGTCTATGTCTGCACCGCCTCTCTGGAAGAGGTGGTGGCGGTGTTCGCCACCCATCCCAAGTATGGCTATCACGTCAGTCGTGACAACATCATCGGCCTGCGCCTGGAGCGCAACGGGCAAGTGTTGCGCAATGCCTACCTGAAGGACTGGCCGCTGACCTGGGGACCGGGCAAGACGGTGGCCATCAGGCAGGTGCTGGTGGCGCAGAAGGGCTATGGTCCCTTGTTCGTGGCCGGCGACAGCGATGGCGACTACGATATGCTGCGCGACTTCCCCGAGACCCGCTATGGCTTCATCGTCAACCGCATGAAGAACGGCAAGATCGGCGAGTTGTCCAAACTCGCGGCCGAGCAGATCAATGCAGGCAGGCCGCGCTTCCTGCTGCAGGGCCGCCAGGAATCGACCGGCAATTGGCTGCCGGCGGAAGCCAGCATCAAGTACGGCAAGACCGCGCCGCAACTGCTGACCAGCTGA
- a CDS encoding type II toxin-antitoxin system MqsR family toxin yields the protein MEKHTAHCKLPVVRKLIEAGKVKATATAFQGARACGIGDLDGICAVILGLRPRDFHKSMTTHADHRVWQDVYHARLHNGMVVYLKLSVVDDVLVVSFKEL from the coding sequence ATGGAGAAGCATACCGCCCACTGCAAGCTGCCCGTGGTCAGGAAACTGATCGAAGCAGGGAAGGTGAAGGCGACCGCTACCGCCTTCCAGGGCGCGAGGGCGTGCGGCATCGGGGACCTTGATGGCATCTGCGCGGTGATCCTGGGGCTCAGGCCCCGTGACTTCCATAAAAGCATGACGACCCACGCCGACCATCGGGTCTGGCAGGATGTCTACCACGCCAGGCTGCACAATGGCATGGTGGTTTATCTCAAGCTCAGCGTGGTCGACGACGTGCTGGTGGTTTCCTTCAAGGAGCTTTGA
- a CDS encoding helix-turn-helix domain-containing protein, whose product MSSCLLSQPDTPATPIQRALRTTVARDVDEHAHNLTDWEQRYDQITCGSFEGVLQEWQSDGLQIFREASSRAVRQSCQVWPDAYWFGIEARTTGMRINGRQVGEDVVMTRPGACEFELVTPDAHEIYGIVVQRDALQASAARLGCQPDWQRLGQAELLKVDHGGLEDCRQQIAALLAMAGQASGAHAALQLRQEAVLVALLAMLDEGEIEAEAGASFLRRRRIVNDAREFAMAHQDSPVTVPMLCEAVHVSRRTLQYCFEDVLGMSPMSYLRSLRLNGVRRALCHGDGRQAVGSIGDIAAAWGFANFSQFSCDYKKLFGQTPSAMLQARTRH is encoded by the coding sequence ATGTCCTCGTGCTTACTGTCCCAGCCTGACACACCTGCCACGCCCATCCAGCGGGCATTGCGCACCACCGTTGCGCGCGACGTGGATGAGCATGCCCACAACCTGACGGACTGGGAACAGCGCTACGACCAGATCACCTGCGGCAGTTTCGAAGGCGTATTGCAAGAGTGGCAAAGCGATGGCCTGCAGATCTTCCGCGAAGCCAGCAGCCGGGCGGTGCGCCAGTCCTGCCAGGTGTGGCCGGACGCCTACTGGTTTGGCATCGAGGCGCGCACCACGGGCATGCGCATCAATGGCCGCCAGGTTGGCGAGGATGTGGTGATGACCCGCCCGGGCGCCTGCGAATTCGAACTGGTCACGCCGGATGCGCATGAGATCTACGGCATCGTGGTCCAGCGCGACGCCTTGCAGGCCAGCGCTGCACGGCTGGGCTGCCAGCCGGACTGGCAGCGACTGGGCCAGGCCGAACTGCTCAAGGTCGACCATGGCGGACTGGAGGATTGCCGCCAGCAGATCGCCGCCCTGCTGGCCATGGCCGGCCAGGCCAGCGGCGCGCATGCGGCGCTGCAGCTGCGCCAGGAGGCGGTCCTGGTGGCGCTGCTGGCCATGCTGGATGAGGGCGAGATCGAGGCCGAGGCTGGCGCCAGCTTCCTGCGCCGCCGCCGCATCGTCAATGACGCCCGCGAGTTCGCCATGGCCCACCAGGACAGCCCGGTCACCGTACCCATGCTGTGCGAGGCGGTCCATGTGAGCCGGCGCACGCTGCAATACTGCTTCGAAGATGTGCTGGGCATGAGCCCCATGAGTTACCTGCGCTCGCTGCGCCTGAACGGCGTGCGCCGCGCCCTGTGCCATGGCGATGGCCGCCAGGCCGTGGGCAGCATCGGTGACATCGCAGCGGCCTGGGGCTTTGCCAATTTCAGCCAGTTCTCCTGCGACTACAAGAAGCTGTTCGGCCAGACGCCCTCGGCCATGCTGCAGGCGCGCACGCGGCATTGA
- a CDS encoding NADP-dependent isocitrate dehydrogenase, whose protein sequence is MTTGNPTIIYTLTDEAPYLATHSLLPIVKKFTAAAGIDVVESDISVAARILAEFPEYLTDEQKVPDNLAALGALTQSPDANIIKLPNISASILQLQAAIRELQSRGYKLPDYPENPTTEEEKALQKRYAKVTGSAVNPVLREGNSDRRAPNAVKNYARKHPHSMAKWSMASRTHVAHMHGGDFYAGEKSLTLDKAVDVKMDLVTKSGETIVLKPKISLQAGEIIDSMFMSKKALCAYYEEQMQDAFETDLLLSVHVKATMMKVSHPIVFGHAVRTYYKDTFTKHAKLFAEIGVNPNNGMSGVYEKINTLPDAKKAEVLADLKADEAKRPRLAMVDSAKGITNLHAPNDVIVDASMPAMIRAGGKMWNAAGKTEDTKALLPESTFARIYQEMINFCKTNGAFDPTTMGTVPNVGLMAQKAEEYGSHDKTFEIAQAGVARIVTLDGQVLLEQNVEEGDIWRMCQVKDAAVRDWVKLAVTRARLSGMPAVFWLDPYRPHEAELIKKVNTYLKDHDLTGADIQIMSQVRAMRYTLERVIRGLDTISVTGNILRDYLTDLFPIMELGTSAKMLSIVPLMAGGGMFETGAGGSAPKHVQQLVGENHLRWDSLGEFLALAVSIEEVGIKTGNSKAKILAKTLDAATGKLLDNNKSPSPKTGELDNRGSHFYLALYWAQELAAQKDDAELAKQFAPLAKALAENEQKIVEELNSVQGKQVDIGGYYLPDREKTFAVMRPSATLNQALETL, encoded by the coding sequence GTGACTACTGGCAACCCGACCATCATCTATACGCTGACCGACGAGGCACCCTATCTGGCGACCCATTCGCTCTTGCCCATCGTCAAGAAGTTCACCGCCGCCGCTGGCATCGACGTCGTCGAAAGCGATATCTCGGTGGCTGCGCGTATCCTGGCTGAATTCCCGGAGTACCTCACCGATGAGCAGAAAGTCCCCGACAACCTGGCCGCACTGGGCGCACTGACCCAGAGCCCCGACGCCAACATCATCAAGCTGCCCAACATCAGCGCCTCGATCCTGCAGCTGCAAGCGGCCATCCGCGAACTGCAGTCGCGCGGCTACAAGCTGCCCGACTATCCGGAAAACCCCACCACCGAAGAAGAAAAGGCCCTGCAGAAGCGCTACGCCAAGGTCACCGGCAGCGCCGTGAACCCGGTCCTGCGTGAAGGCAACTCCGACCGTCGCGCGCCCAACGCCGTCAAGAACTACGCCCGCAAGCACCCGCACTCGATGGCCAAGTGGTCCATGGCCTCGCGCACCCACGTGGCCCACATGCACGGCGGCGACTTCTACGCCGGCGAAAAGAGCCTGACCCTGGACAAGGCCGTGGACGTCAAGATGGACCTGGTCACCAAGTCCGGTGAAACCATCGTCTTGAAGCCGAAGATCTCGCTGCAGGCCGGTGAAATCATCGACAGCATGTTCATGAGCAAGAAGGCCCTGTGCGCCTACTACGAAGAGCAGATGCAAGACGCCTTCGAGACCGACCTGCTGCTGTCGGTGCACGTCAAGGCCACCATGATGAAGGTCTCGCACCCCATCGTCTTCGGCCACGCCGTGCGCACCTACTACAAGGACACCTTCACCAAGCACGCCAAGCTGTTCGCCGAGATCGGCGTGAACCCCAACAACGGCATGTCCGGCGTCTACGAAAAGATCAACACCCTGCCCGACGCCAAGAAGGCCGAAGTGCTGGCCGACCTGAAGGCCGATGAAGCCAAGCGCCCGCGCCTGGCCATGGTGGACTCCGCCAAGGGCATCACCAACCTGCACGCCCCCAACGACGTGATCGTCGACGCCTCCATGCCGGCCATGATCCGCGCAGGCGGCAAGATGTGGAACGCCGCCGGCAAGACCGAAGACACCAAGGCCCTGCTGCCGGAATCGACCTTCGCCCGCATCTACCAGGAGATGATCAACTTCTGCAAGACCAACGGCGCCTTCGACCCGACCACCATGGGCACCGTGCCCAACGTCGGCCTGATGGCCCAGAAGGCCGAGGAATACGGTTCGCACGACAAGACCTTCGAAATCGCCCAAGCCGGTGTGGCGCGCATCGTCACCCTGGACGGCCAAGTGCTGCTGGAGCAGAACGTGGAAGAAGGCGACATCTGGCGCATGTGCCAGGTCAAGGACGCCGCCGTGCGTGACTGGGTCAAGCTGGCCGTGACCCGCGCCCGCCTGTCCGGCATGCCGGCCGTGTTCTGGCTGGACCCGTACCGTCCGCACGAAGCCGAACTGATCAAGAAGGTCAACACCTACCTGAAGGATCACGACCTGACCGGCGCCGACATCCAGATCATGTCGCAAGTGCGCGCCATGCGTTACACCCTGGAACGCGTCATCCGAGGCCTGGACACCATCTCGGTGACCGGCAACATCCTGCGCGACTACCTGACCGACCTGTTCCCCATCATGGAACTGGGCACCTCGGCCAAGATGCTGTCGATCGTCCCGCTGATGGCTGGTGGCGGCATGTTCGAAACCGGTGCTGGCGGTTCGGCGCCCAAGCACGTGCAACAGCTGGTCGGTGAAAACCACCTGCGCTGGGATTCGCTGGGCGAGTTCCTGGCCCTGGCCGTGTCCATCGAAGAGGTCGGCATCAAGACCGGCAACAGCAAGGCCAAGATCCTGGCCAAGACCCTGGACGCCGCCACCGGCAAGCTGCTGGACAACAACAAGTCGCCCTCGCCCAAGACCGGTGAGCTGGACAACCGCGGTAGCCACTTCTACCTGGCCCTGTACTGGGCGCAGGAACTGGCCGCGCAGAAGGACGACGCCGAGCTGGCCAAGCAGTTCGCCCCGCTGGCCAAGGCACTGGCCGAGAACGAGCAGAAGATCGTCGAAGAGCTGAACTCGGTGCAGGGCAAGCAGGTTGATATCGGCGGTTACTACCTGCCGGATCGCGAGAAGACCTTCGCCGTGATGCGTCCGAGCGCCACGCTGAACCAGGCGCTGGAAACGCTGTAA
- the eutC gene encoding ethanolamine ammonia-lyase subunit EutC: MTMDDKNISPQCAENASPGAETVTANPWEALRRFTAARIALGRSGVSLPTQPQLAFQLAHAQARDAVHLPLDVAALKAQLQEQGVCAAQEVLDVQSAAADRLVYLQRPDFGRKLSEPSRQQLLELFGTQPQRRYDVGLVIADGLSALAIVRNAAPFLAELMKRIAPEGWSMAPPVIVQQGRVAVADEIGELLGVKLVVILIGERPGLSSPDSMGLYLTWMPARGLTDASRNCISNVRPEGLPYPEAAYKLHYLMAQAHQRSLSGVALKDETASEGEALDVRRNFLLGDA; this comes from the coding sequence ATGACCATGGACGACAAGAACATTTCCCCCCAATGTGCAGAAAACGCCAGCCCCGGTGCCGAAACGGTCACGGCCAATCCGTGGGAAGCGCTGCGTCGTTTTACCGCGGCCCGCATTGCCTTGGGGCGCAGCGGCGTGAGCTTGCCGACGCAGCCGCAACTGGCCTTCCAGCTGGCGCACGCGCAGGCGCGCGACGCGGTGCACCTGCCGCTGGATGTGGCTGCGCTGAAGGCGCAGTTGCAGGAGCAGGGCGTCTGCGCTGCGCAAGAGGTGCTGGATGTGCAAAGCGCCGCAGCGGATCGGCTGGTGTATCTGCAGCGACCTGACTTTGGCCGCAAGCTGTCGGAACCATCGCGCCAGCAGCTGCTTGAACTTTTCGGCACCCAGCCGCAGCGGCGCTACGATGTGGGCTTGGTGATTGCCGATGGACTGTCGGCATTGGCCATCGTGCGCAATGCCGCTCCCTTCCTGGCCGAGCTGATGAAGCGGATCGCCCCGGAGGGATGGTCGATGGCGCCGCCGGTGATCGTGCAGCAGGGGCGGGTGGCGGTGGCCGATGAGATCGGCGAGTTGCTGGGCGTGAAGCTGGTGGTGATCCTGATCGGCGAGCGGCCCGGACTGAGTTCGCCCGACAGCATGGGCCTGTATCTGACCTGGATGCCCGCACGCGGACTCACCGACGCCAGCCGCAATTGCATCTCCAATGTGCGCCCGGAAGGCTTGCCCTATCCGGAAGCGGCCTACAAGCTGCATTACCTGATGGCGCAGGCGCACCAGCGCAGTTTGTCGGGCGTGGCCTTGAAGGATGAGACGGCCAGTGAGGGGGAGGCGCTGGACGTGCGGCGCAATTTCTTGCTAGGCGACGCCTGA
- a CDS encoding type II toxin-antitoxin system MqsA family antitoxin — protein MKCPCCGAAELVHETRDLPYTYKGESTLIAQVKGDFCPACGEVLLDREHGDRYSELIGQFQRKVNAAYVDPAYIARVRRKLDLDQREAGELFGGGVNAFSRYENGKTKPPLSLVKLFRLLDRHPDLLDEIRAA, from the coding sequence ATGAAATGTCCTTGCTGCGGCGCAGCCGAACTGGTCCACGAAACACGTGACCTGCCCTATACCTACAAGGGCGAAAGCACCCTCATTGCCCAGGTGAAGGGGGACTTCTGTCCTGCCTGCGGCGAAGTCCTGCTCGATCGGGAGCATGGCGACCGCTACAGCGAACTGATCGGGCAATTCCAGCGCAAGGTGAATGCGGCCTACGTGGACCCCGCCTACATAGCCCGGGTCCGGCGCAAGCTCGATCTCGACCAGCGCGAGGCAGGCGAGCTCTTCGGCGGCGGCGTCAATGCCTTTTCCCGTTACGAGAACGGCAAGACCAAGCCGCCGCTCTCACTGGTCAAGCTGTTCAGGTTGCTGGACCGGCATCCCGACCTGCTGGACGAAATCCGCGCCGCCTGA
- the eat gene encoding ethanolamine permease, which translates to MNASSSGQGHTLKPVLSTLQLWAIAVGLVISGEYFGWSYGWASAGTLGFTVTALFIAAMYATFIFSFTELTTSIPHAGGPFAYSKRAFGPVGGYLAGAATLIEFVFAPPAIALAIGAYLNVQFPNIDPKLAALGAYLVFMTLNIVGVQIAATFELFVTLLAIFELLVFMGVVAPGFSLANFTKGGWSGSDGFSLAAVPGMFAAIPFAIWFFLAIEGVAMAAEEAKDPRRSIPIAYITGILTLVVLAIGVMLFAGGAGDWTKLANINDPLPQAMKLIVGDNSNWLHMLVWLGLFGLVASFHGIILGYSRQIFALAREGYLPAYFARVHPRFKTPHRAILAGGVVGIAAIYSDELIKIGGQTLTANIVTMSVFGAILMYILSMLSLFRLRRAEAGLERPFRAPLYPYFPAFALFGALVCMATMIYYNPLIFGIFVALLALGYAWFLATARQRAEGAAAVAEF; encoded by the coding sequence ATGAATGCAAGCTCTTCCGGGCAAGGCCATACGCTCAAGCCCGTCCTGTCCACTCTGCAGCTCTGGGCCATTGCGGTCGGGCTGGTGATTTCCGGTGAATACTTCGGCTGGAGCTATGGCTGGGCCAGCGCCGGCACGCTGGGCTTCACGGTGACGGCGCTGTTCATCGCCGCCATGTATGCCACCTTCATCTTCAGCTTTACCGAACTGACCACCTCCATTCCGCATGCCGGCGGGCCGTTTGCCTATAGCAAGCGCGCCTTCGGGCCGGTCGGGGGTTATCTGGCCGGGGCGGCCACGCTGATCGAATTCGTCTTTGCGCCACCGGCCATTGCCCTGGCTATTGGGGCCTATCTCAATGTGCAGTTCCCCAACATCGACCCCAAACTGGCGGCGCTGGGCGCTTATCTGGTGTTCATGACGCTCAACATCGTGGGGGTGCAGATCGCGGCCACCTTTGAGCTCTTCGTGACCTTGCTGGCGATCTTTGAATTACTGGTCTTCATGGGGGTGGTGGCGCCGGGCTTCTCGCTGGCCAATTTCACCAAGGGCGGCTGGTCGGGCAGCGACGGCTTCAGCCTGGCTGCGGTGCCGGGCATGTTCGCGGCGATCCCCTTTGCGATCTGGTTCTTCCTGGCCATCGAAGGCGTGGCCATGGCCGCCGAAGAAGCCAAGGATCCGCGGCGCTCCATTCCGATTGCCTACATCACCGGCATTCTCACGCTGGTCGTGCTGGCCATTGGCGTGATGCTCTTTGCCGGCGGCGCAGGCGACTGGACCAAGCTGGCCAACATCAATGACCCGCTGCCGCAGGCCATGAAGCTGATCGTCGGCGACAACAGCAACTGGCTGCACATGCTGGTCTGGTTGGGCCTGTTCGGCTTGGTGGCTTCCTTCCACGGGATCATCCTGGGATATTCGCGCCAGATCTTTGCGCTGGCCCGCGAAGGCTATCTGCCGGCCTATTTCGCCCGCGTCCATCCGCGCTTCAAGACGCCGCACCGGGCCATCCTGGCCGGTGGCGTGGTGGGGATCGCCGCCATCTACAGCGATGAGCTGATCAAGATCGGCGGCCAGACCCTCACCGCCAATATCGTCACCATGTCGGTGTTCGGCGCCATCCTGATGTACATCCTCTCGATGCTTTCGCTGTTCCGCCTGCGCCGCGCCGAGGCCGGCCTGGAGCGGCCCTTCCGCGCACCGCTGTACCCGTACTTCCCGGCCTTCGCCTTGTTCGGTGCGCTGGTGTGCATGGCCACCATGATCTATTACAACCCGCTGATCTTCGGCATCTTCGTGGCCTTGCTGGCGCTGGGCTATGCCTGGTTCCTGGCCACGGCGCGCCAGCGCGCCGAAGGGGCGGCGGCCGTTGCGGAATTCTGA
- a CDS encoding MFS transporter, protein MTTSTASQSKFSTVLRVTSGNFMEMFDFFLFGFYATHISKAFFPSDNEFASLMLTFMTFGAGFLMRPLGAIILGAYVDRVGRRQGLIVTLALMALGTMLIAFVPSYATIGALAPLLVLIGRLLQGFSAGVELGGVSVYLAEMATPGNKGFYVSWQSASQQVAIIVAAAIGYLLSTSLTPAEVSGWGWRIPFFIGCLIVPVLFVIRRSLQETEEFMRRKHRPSTGQIFRSMIENWKLVIAGMMLVSMTTVSFYLITVYTPTFGKNVLKLSTEASLIVTLCVGLSNFIWLPIMGALSDRVGRRPLLVTFTVLTILTAYPAVNWLVHDASFAKMLIVELWLSFLYASYNGAMVVALTEVMPADVRTAGFSLAYSLATAVFGGFTPAIATGLIEYTHDKAAPGIWMSTAAVCGLIATLILYRNKAVRQAATA, encoded by the coding sequence ATGACTACATCCACAGCTTCGCAATCGAAGTTTTCCACCGTGCTGCGCGTCACCAGCGGCAACTTCATGGAAATGTTCGATTTCTTCCTGTTCGGTTTCTACGCAACCCATATCTCGAAGGCCTTCTTCCCCAGCGACAATGAATTCGCTTCGCTGATGCTGACCTTCATGACCTTCGGCGCAGGCTTCCTGATGCGTCCGCTGGGCGCCATCATCCTGGGCGCCTACGTGGACCGCGTGGGCCGTCGCCAGGGCCTGATCGTGACCCTGGCGCTGATGGCGCTGGGCACCATGCTCATCGCCTTTGTGCCCTCCTACGCCACCATCGGCGCGCTGGCTCCGTTGCTGGTGCTGATCGGCCGCCTGCTGCAGGGCTTCTCGGCCGGCGTGGAACTGGGCGGTGTGTCGGTCTACCTGGCCGAGATGGCTACGCCTGGCAACAAGGGCTTCTATGTGAGCTGGCAGTCGGCCAGCCAGCAAGTGGCCATCATCGTGGCAGCGGCCATCGGCTATCTGCTGTCGACCTCGCTGACGCCGGCTGAAGTCAGTGGCTGGGGCTGGCGCATTCCCTTCTTCATCGGCTGCCTGATCGTGCCGGTGCTGTTCGTGATCCGCCGTTCGCTGCAGGAAACCGAAGAGTTCATGCGCCGCAAGCATCGTCCCAGCACCGGCCAGATCTTCCGCTCCATGATCGAGAACTGGAAGCTGGTGATTGCCGGCATGATGCTGGTGTCGATGACCACCGTGTCGTTCTACCTGATCACGGTCTACACCCCGACCTTCGGCAAGAACGTCCTGAAGCTCTCCACCGAGGCCAGCCTGATCGTGACCCTGTGCGTGGGCCTGTCCAACTTCATCTGGCTACCCATCATGGGTGCGCTGTCGGACCGCGTGGGCCGTCGTCCGCTGCTGGTGACCTTCACCGTGCTGACCATCCTGACCGCCTACCCGGCCGTGAACTGGCTGGTGCATGACGCCAGCTTCGCCAAGATGCTGATCGTGGAACTGTGGCTGTCCTTCCTCTACGCCAGCTACAACGGCGCCATGGTGGTGGCGCTGACCGAAGTGATGCCGGCCGATGTGCGCACGGCGGGCTTCTCGCTGGCCTACAGCCTGGCCACGGCCGTCTTCGGCGGTTTCACCCCGGCCATTGCGACCGGCCTGATCGAGTACACCCATGACAAGGCGGCGCCAGGCATCTGGATGAGCACGGCCGCCGTGTGCGGCCTGATCGCCACGCTGATCCTGTACCGCAACAAGGCGGTGCGGCAGGCGGCGACGGCCTGA